The following are encoded in a window of Panicum virgatum strain AP13 chromosome 5N, P.virgatum_v5, whole genome shotgun sequence genomic DNA:
- the LOC120673009 gene encoding ABC transporter G family member 36-like, with amino-acid sequence MDAAGDIVKVASMRRGNSGSMWRRGEDVFSRSSREEDDEEALRWAALEKLPTYDRVRRAMVPLGDGAEAGAGGGKGLVDVDVLSLGPQQRRALLERLVRVADEDNERFLLKLKDRVDRVGIDMPTIEVRFQNLEAEAEVRVGSSGLPTVLNSIVNTVEEAANALHLLPSRKRTMPILHDVSGIIKPRRMTLLLGPPGSGKTTLLLALAGRLDKDLKVSGKVTYNGQEMTEFVPERTAAYISQHDLHIGEMTVRETLAFSARCQGVGSRFDMLTELSRREKAANIKPDADIDAYMKASAMGGQEASVVTDYILKILGLEICADTMVGDEMLRGISGGQRKRVTTGEMLVGPARALFMDEISTGLDSSTTFQIVNSLRQSIHILGGTAVISLLQPAPETYNLFDDIILLSDGQVVYQGPREEVIEFFESMGFRCPERKGVADFLQEVTSKKDQKQYWARRDEPYRFVTVKEFAMAFKSFHTGRAIENELSVPFDKSKSHPAALTTTRYGVSGKELLKANIDREILLMKRNSFVYMFRTFQLMLMSIIAMTLFFRTKMKHDTVIDGGLYMGALFFGVLLIMFNGFSEMAMTVFKLPVFFKQRDLLFFPAWSYTIPSWILKIPITFIEVAGYVFLTYYVIGFDPNVGRFFKQYLLLLAINQMAAALFRFIGGVARNMIVANVFASFMLLVVMVLGGFILVREKIKKWWIWGYWISPMMYAQNAISVNEMLGHSWDKILNSTASNETLGVQILKSRGIFPEAKWYWIGFGAMIGFTILFNALFTLALTYLKPYGNSRPSVSEEELKEKHANMKGEVLDGNHLASASSHRSTGMNIETDPAIVEDDSALTKRGMILPFVPLSLTFDNIRYSVDMPQEMKAQGVQEDRLELLKGVSGSFRPGVLTALMGVSGAGKTTLMDVLAGRKTGGYIEGDISISGYPKKQETFARVSGYCEQNDIHSPQVTVYESLLFSAWLRLPKDVDSKKRKIFIEEVMELVELKPLRDALVGLPGVNGLSTEQRKRLTIAVELVANPSIIFMDEPTSGLDARAAAIVMRTVRNTVDTGRTVVCTIHQPSIDIFEAFDELFLMKRGGEEIYAGPLGHHSSELIKYFEGIQGVSKIKDGYNPATWMLEVTTASQEQILGVDFSEMYKKSELFQRNKALIKELSQPAPGSSDLHFPSKYAQSSITQCMACLWKQNLSYWRNPPYNTVRFFFTTIIALLLGTIFWDLGGKVETSQDLLNAMGSMYSAVLFIGVMNCTSVQPVVAVERTVFYRERAAGMYSAFPYAFGQVVIELPYALAQDILYGVIVYSMIGFEWTVAKFFWYLFFGYFTLLYFTFYGMMAVGMTPNYHIASIVSSAFYAIWNLFSGFIIPRPKVPIWWRWYCWICPVAWTLYGLVVSQFGDVLTRMDDDRTVKMFVEDYFDFKHSWLGWVAAVVVGFAVLFGALFGFAIMKLNFQKR; translated from the exons ATGGACGCGGCGGGGGACATCGTGAAGGTGGCGAGCATGCGGCGGGGGAACAGCGGCTCCATGTGGCGCCGCGGGGAGGACGTGTTCTCGCGCTCGTCCAGggaggaggatgacgaggaggcGCTGCGGTGGGCCGCGCTCGAGAAGCTGCCCACCTACGACCGCGTCCGCCGCGCCATGGTCCcgctcggcgacggcgccgaggcgggcgcgggcggcgggaagGGGCTCGTCGACGTCGACGTGCTCAGCCTCGGCCCGCAGCAGCGCCGTGCGCTGCTGGAGCGCCTCGTGCGCGTCGCTGACGAGGACAACGAGCGCTTCCTGCTCAAGCTCAAGGACCGCGTCGACAG GGTCGGGATCGACATGCCCACGATCGAGGTGCGGTTCCAGAAcctcgaggcggaggcggaggtgcgCGTCGGCAGCAGCGGCCTCCCCACCGTCCTCAACTCCATCGTCAACACGGTCGAG GAAGCGGCGAACGCGCTGCACTTACTGCCCAGTAGGAAGCGGACCATGCCCATCCTCCACGACGTCAGCGGAATCATCAAGCCTCGCAG GATGACCCTTCTGTTAGGCCCACCCGGATCAGGGAAGACCACTTTGCTGCTCGCGTTGGCTGGAAGGCTTGACAAAGACCTCAAG GTTAGTGGAAAAGTGACCTACAATGGGCAAGAGATGACAGAGTTTGTTCCAGAGAGGACAGCTGCGTATATCAGCCAGCATGACCTCCACATCGGGGAGATGACTGTGAGGGAGACTCTTGCATTCTCAGCACGCTGCCAGGGTGTTGGCTCCCGCTTTG ATATGCTGACTGAGCTGTCGAGGCGGGAGAAGGCGGCCAATATCAAACCTGATGCTGATATTGATGCATACATGAAG GCTTCTGCAATGGGTGGGCAAGAGGCCAGTGTGGTCACTGACTACATCCTGAAG ATATTAGGACTAGAGATATGTGCGGACACGATGGTAGGGGATGAAATGCTCAGGGGCATATCTGGTGGACAACGGAAGCGTGTGACAACCG GTGAGATGCTGGTTGGTCCTGCCAGGGCGCTTTTTATGGACGAGATCTCGACTGGGCTTGATAGCTCCACTACCTTCCAGATTGTGAACTCACTCAGGCAGTCCATCCACATCCTTGGTGGCACAGCAGTCATCTCCTTGCTTCAACCAGCGCCTGAGACATATAACCTGTTCGATGACATTATTCTCCTTTCAGACGGCCAGGTTGTGTACCAGGGCCCTCGAGAAGAAGTTATCGAGTTTTTTGAGTCCATGGGTTTCAGATGCCCTGAGAGGAAGGGTGTTGCTGACTTCTTGCAAGAA GTGACTTCGAAAAAAGATCAGAAACAGTACTGGGCACGGCGTGATGAGCCCTACAGGTTTGTGACGGTGAAGGAATTCGCAATGGCATTCAAGTCATTCCATACGGGGAGAGCTATAGAAAATGAGCTTTCTGTCCCATTCGACAAGAGCAAAAGCCACCCAGCCGCATTAACCACCACGAGATATGGTGTGAGTGGCAAGGAGCTGCTGAAGGCAAACATAGACCGTGAGATCCTTCTGATGAAGAGGAACTCTTTCGTCTACATGTTCAGAACCTTTCAG CTGATGCTGATGTCAATCATTGCAATGACTCTCTTCTTCCGTACGAAGATGAAGCATGACACAGTGATTGATGGGGGCCTCTACATGGGCGCACTCTTCTTTGGCGTGCTTTTGATCATGTTCAATGGCTTCTCTGAGATGGCAATGACTGTCTTCAAACTGCCTGTATTCTTCAAGCAGAGGGATCTCCTTTTCTTTCCAGCATGGTCCTACACTATACCCTCATGGATCCTCAAGATACCCATCACATTTATCGAGGTCGCAGGTTATGTATTCTTGACATACTATGTCATTGGCTTCGACCCAAATGTCGGCAG GTTCTTCAAGCAGTATCTGCTTCTGTTAGCCATCAATCAGATGGCAGCGGCACTCTTTCGCTTTATTGGTGGGGTAGCGAGGAACATGATTGTTGCTAATGTCTTTGCATCATTCATGTTGCTGGTTGTCATGGTGTTGGGAGGATTTATTCTAGTAAGAG aaaaaataaagaaatggtGGATCTGGGGGTACTGGATCTCCCCAATGATGTATGCGCAGAATGCCATTTCGGTGAATGAGATGTTGGGGCACAGCTGGGACAAAATATTGAATAGCACTGCCTCCAACGAGACCCTAGGTGTGCAAATCCTCAAGTCCCGTGGAATATTCCCAGAAGCAAAGTGGTACTGGATTGGCTTTGGTGCAATGATTGGGTTCACCATACTCTTCAATGCTCTCTTCACTCTTGCCCTTACATACCTCAAAC CATATGGCAATTCTCGGCCATCAGTATCTGAAGAGGAGCTGAAAGAGAAGCATGCCAACATGAAAGGCGAGGTTCTGGATGGCAATCACCTGGCATCAGCAAGTAGTCATCGATCAACAGGAATGAACATCGAAACTGATCCGGCAATCGTGGAAGATGATTCTGCCCTGACTAAACGGGGAATGATACTCCCATTTGTCCCGCTTTCACTCACCTTTGATAACATCAGATACTCTGTTGACATGCCACAG GAAATGAAAGCACAAGGTGTACAAGAAGATCGTCTGGAGCTCCTCAAAGGTGTCAGTGGGTCATTTAGGCCTGGTGTGCTGACCGCACTAATGGGCGTCAGTGGCGCAGGAAAAACTACTTTGATGGATGTGTTGGCCGGAAGAAAGACAGGTGGATACATTGAAGGAGACATCAGCATTTCAGGATACCCGAAGAAACAAGAGACCTTCGCACGCGTATCAGGATActgtgaacaaaatgatatccACTCACCGCAGGTGACAGTCTATGAGTCACTGCTTTTCTCAGCATGGCTCCGGCTTCCCAAGGATGTtgattcaaaaaaaagaaag ATCTTCATTGAAGAGGTGATGGAGCTTGTGGAGCTCAAACCACTGAGGGATGCTTTGGTTGGACTCCCTGGAGTGAATGGTCTGTCAACTGAGCAGAGGAAAAGGCTTACCATTGCTGTGGAACTTGTTGCAAATCCATCAATCATCTTCATGGATGAGCCAACCTCGGGGCTTGATGCCCGGGCAGCTGCAATTGTGATGCGGACAGTGAGGAACACTGTCGATACTGGTAGGACTGTGGTCTGCACGATACATCAGCCTAGTATTGACATATTTGAAGCATTCGATGAG CTTTTCCTGATGAAGCGAGGTGGAGAAGAGATCTATGCTGGTCCACTTGGCCATCATTCTTCAGAGCTTATCAAGTATTTCGAG GGGATTCAAGGGGTGAGCAAAATTAAAGATGGCTACAATCCGGCAACATGGATGCTGGAAGTGACTACAGCCTCTCAGGAACAGATCCTAGGTGTTGATTTCAGTGAGATGTACAAGAAATCTGAACTCTTCCA GAGGAACAAGGCCTTGATAAAGGAACTAAGCCAACCAGCGCCAGGTTCAAGTGACCTGCATTTCCCTAGCAAATACGCGCAGTCTTCCATCACACAATGCATGGCTTGCCTGTGGAAGCAGAACCTGTCATACTGGAGGAACCCTCCTTACAATACCGTTAGGTTCTTTTTCACCACCATCATAGCTCTCCTCCTCGGCACCATCTTTTGGGACCTTGGCGGCAAAGT GGAAACGTCACAAGACTTGTTAAACGCCATGGGATCAATGTACTCTGCTGTGCTGTTCATCGGTGTCATGAACTGTACCTCAGTTCAGCCAGTGGTGGCTGTGGAGCGGACTGTCTTTTACCGTGAAAGAGCTGCGGGCATGTACTCAGCTTTCCCATATGCATTTGGACAG GTTGTCATCGAGCTCCCATACGCACTGGCTCAGGATATCCTATACGGTGTCATAGTGTACTCTATGATCGGCTTCGAGTGGACGGTTGCCAAGTTCTTCTGGTACCTCTTCTTTGGGTACTTCACACTGCTCTACTTCACATTCTACGGCATGATGGCCGTTGGCATGACACCAAACTACCATATCGCCTCGATCGTGTCCTCAGCATTCTATGCTATCTGGAACCTCTTCTCCGGGTTCATCATCCCACGACCA AAAGTGCCGATTTGGTGGAGGTGGTACTGCTGGATATGCCCCGTGGCGTGGACACTGTATGGGCTGGTTGTGTCTCAGTTCGGTGACGTGTTGACACGGATGGACGATGACAGGACTGTCAAGATGTTCGTTGAGGACTACTTCGACTTCAAGCACAGCTGGCTGGGGTGGGTGGCCGCTGTTGTCGTGGGGTTCGCAGTTCTCTTTGGTGCGCTGTTCGGCTTTGCCATCATGAAGCTGAACTTCCAGAAGAGATGA